The following proteins are co-located in the Eleginops maclovinus isolate JMC-PN-2008 ecotype Puerto Natales chromosome 23, JC_Emac_rtc_rv5, whole genome shotgun sequence genome:
- the LOC134859524 gene encoding cohesin subunit SA-2 isoform X1 produces the protein MSCYAVNCANRPSKDSVVRFFRLDEAEDFSGSGSDYEATLKSTKRRKQAVTGPRPPKRPRHKAALRGSSPSSSPIPTPPHPSLQQQQQPRGRSKKASPKLVTRVNKRNRGISAEDIYDAVRSGKSAMVTLVDEWLDSYKQSREAGLLVLINFIVQCCGCKGVVSREMLDSMQNAEIISKLTREFNEDSANYPLCTQGTELRRFKAGLCEFAQVLVRSCSNSLIYDEYLFPSLLSLLTGMSDSQVRAFRHTSTLLSMKLMTGLVEVAVTVSVQQQTTQRQYNIENSKGASDRASDRLEDLQATISQLRENRVEVSSMMNATFRGVFVHRYRDRLPEIRAACIEELGMWLKTAPADFLNDGCLKYLGWTLHDKQSPVRLQCVLALQALYQEEEFIGRLELFTSRFKERMLNMVLDKDQEVAVEVVNLLLLIQQMTEDGLKEEECGHIYPLVYASNRALASAAGNFLFNKLKSVIDSDHWVNDNIGNATFLEILITFFIQSEFHEHGAYLVDSLWSVASSELRDWETMTMFLLQECGLMYEEEEALIELMVCALKQAAQASPPVGRTRGKTLLSKKAKKAQEQDRRRITMHFIPLLPQLLAKYSADAAVVTLLLKVPLYFNLEMYNSVPRLEKYLDQLLAQLCGIVEKHTEVTVLQACATLFSALCAESYTFSSRAHMAFSQLLDGLTECFSSYLSDLLQGTEDEDDGYSAAITLKRLAALSSVKDTTGWKLFEPCLELLKSRMESRELDKELMVSALKCAAFHLMWAKMNAVNSTPAEEELLHLKQAMRSFCKVSQTCLSLNQMEIRDQAFELLCDLLLLYSTTSVRSQPDLQALFHVPSDSLRSEMAAFLMDYIFSDTGDDELNVEGNEEMKITILQRKRNQLAGFCKLVLYGVLDLNAATNVFKQYSKCFNDFGDIIKETVSKSKLISPIQSAKTICLCLQQLFSEMLTEDHSQQNLSEIRELAKKLAMSFGVDLHRIRKPLVALHTYGIRFAFRDPQEGEEQNVNLPFLEILSEFSFKLMQQDRTQLAAFLKSECPSATLYWPSVTMYQCSLKGRVSSKPIEKGGGDVSSHDTPVAKRMKTTALGSVASSARESWLDSISIHSNLPTPALTSTAQRLGVKQLATSRKSGAPESEVGSGFTDPESENEFLKASSFRKMKPNQRELCCSSQTGTSQEQQDLNSNLTLLSLIEDDDEEREEPEIENYESDSDHESEYALPSTRHTSTSVLDELFD, from the exons ATGTCTTGCTATGCAGTTAATTGTGCTAACAGACCATCCAAGGATTCTGTGGTTCGTTTTTttcg TCTTGACGAGGCGGAGGACTTCTCAGGTTCTGGCAGTGACTACGAGGCCACATTAAAATCCACAAAGCGGAGAAAACAGGCAGTGACTGGACCACGG CCACCCAAGAGACCCAGGCATAAAGCTGCATTGAGGGGGTCCAGCCCCAGTAGCAGCCCAATCCCCACCCCTCCACACCCCtcccttcagcagcagcagcagcctcgaGGGAGATCCAAGAAGGCCTCTCCTAAATTGGTGACGAGAGTGAACAAGCGGAACCGGGGAATCAGTGCAGAGGATATCTATGATGCTGTCCGCTCTGGAAAGAGTGCCATGGTG ACGTTGGTGGACGAGTGGCTGGACAGCTACAAGCAGAGCCGAGAGGCGGGGCTGCTTGTGCTCATCAACTTCATTGTTCAGTGCTGCGGAtgcaaag GTGTGGTGAGCAGAGAGATGTTGGACAGCATGCAGAATGCAGAGATCATCAGCAAGCTAACCAGGGAGTTTAATGAG GATTCAGCAAACTACCCTCTGTGTACCCAAGGCACTGAGCTGAGGCGATTCAAAGCCGGCCTGTGTGAGTTTGCTCAGGTTTTGGTTCGCTCCTGTAGCAACAGCCTCATTTATGACGAGTACCTGTTCCCCTCCCTGCTGTCTCTGCTCACTGGCATGTCTGACTCACAGGTCAGAGCCTTCAGACACACCAGCACCCTGCTCT CCATGAAGCTGATGACTGGACTGGTGGAAGTGGCTGTGACTGTGTCTGTTCAGCAGCAGACCACCCAGCGGCAATACAACATAGAGAACAGCAAGGGTGCATCTGACAGAGCCTCTGACAGACTGGAGGATCTGCAGGCCACCATCAGTCAG cTGCGGGAGAACAGAGTGGAGGTGTCCTCCATGATGAACGCTACGTTTcgtggtgtgtttgtgcaccGATACCGGGACCGGCTGCCTGAGATCCGGGCTGCCTGTATTGAGGAGTTGGGCATGTGGCTGAAAACTGCCCCCGCAGACTTTCTGAATGATGGATGTCTGAAGTACCTCGGGTGGACCCTACATGacaag CAAAGTCCAGTGCGTCTGCAGTGTGTCCTTGCCCTCCAGGCCCTGTACCAGGAGGAGGAATTCATTGGCCGCCTGGAGCTTTTCACCAGCAGATTTAAA GAGAGGATGCTCAACATGGTGCTGGACAAAGACCAGGAGGTGGCAGTGGAAGTGGTCAATCTGTTGCTGCTGATCCAACA GATGACAGAGGACGGTCTGAAAGAGGAGGAGTGCGGACACATCTATCCGCTGGTTTACGCTTCAAACCGAGCCCTGGCGTCTGCCGCTGGCAACTTCCTCTTTAACAA gCTGAAAAGTGTGATTGACAGTGACCACTGGGTGAATGATAACATTGGAAATGCAACCTTCCTTGAAATCCTCATCACCTTCTTCATCCAGAGTGAG TTCCACGAGCACGGGGCGTACCTGGTGGACAGTCTGTGGAGCGTGGCAAGTTCTGAGCTGAGAGACTGGGAGACTATGACAATGTTTCTCCTGCAGGAGTGTG GTCTGATgtacgaggaggaggaggctctCATAGAGCTGATGGTGTGTGCCCTCAAGCAGGCAGCGCAGGCGAGCCCCCCTGTTGGGAGAACTCGGGGCAAGACG CTTCTCAGTAAGAAAGCTAAGAAGGCCCAGGAACAAGACCGGAGACGCATCACCATGCACTTCATCCCATTACTGCCACAGCTGCTGGCCAAG TACTCAGCGGATGCAGCGGTGGTGACTCTCCTCCTCAAAGTTCCGCTCTACTTTAACCTGGAGATGTACAACAGCGTGCCACGGCTGGAGAAG TATCTGGACCAGCTGCTGGCTCAGTTATGCGGCATTGTGGAGAAGCACACAGAGGTTACTGTGCTGCAGGCTTGTGCCACCCTGTTCAGCGCCCTTTGTGCCGAGAGCTACACCTTCTCCTCCCGCGCACACATGGCATTCAGCCAGCTGCTGGACGGCCTGACCGAGTGCTTCAGCTCCTACCTGAGTGACCTGCTGcag ggtACTGAAGATGAGGATGACGGCTACAGTGCAGCCATTACTCTGAAAAGGCTTGCTGCTCTGAGCAG TGTCAAGGACACAACAGGCTGGAAGCTGTTCGAACCTTGCCTTGAGCTTCTGAAGAGCAGGATGGAATCCAGAGAGCTCGACAAAGAG CTCATGGTGTCGGCTCTGAAGTGTGCTGCCTTTCACCTGATGTGGGCTAAAATGAACGCAGTCAACTCGACTCCAGCTGAG GAGGAATTACTGCACCTGAAGCAGGCGATGCGCTCCTTCTGCAAAGTGTCTCAGACGTGTCTGTCTCTGAACCAGATGGAGATCAGAGATCAG GCATTTGAGCTGTTGTGCGACCTGCTGCTCTTGTACAGCACCACTTCAGTCCGCTCTCAACCTGACCTCCAGGCGCTGTTCCACGTTCCGTCAGATTCCCTGCGCTCTGAGATGGCTGCTTTCCTCATGGACTACATCTTCTCTGACACTGGAGATGATGAGCTCAAtg TTGAGGGTAACGAGGAGATGAAGATAACGATTCTCCAGAGAAAGCGCAACCAGCTGGCTGGCTTCTGTAAGCTGGTCCTCTACGGCGTGCTGGACCTTAACGCCGCCACCAACGTCTTCAAGCAGTACAGCAAG tGCTTTAACGACTTTGGTGACATCATTAAAGAGACCGTAAGCAAGAGCAAACTCATCAGCCCCATCCAGAGCGCCAAGACGATCTGCCTCTGTCTGCAGCAG CTGTTCTCAGAGATGCTGACGGAGGACCACAGCCAGCAGAATCTCAGTGAGATTAGAGAATTGGCCAAGAAGCTTGCCATGAGCTTTGGCGTTGATCTTCATCGCATCCGCAAACCACTGGTGGCCTTGCACAC GTATGGTATACGTTTTGCATTTCGGGACCCGCAGGAGGGGGAAGAGCAGAACGTGAATTTGCCCTTCCTGGAAATCCTCAGCGAGTTCAGTTTCAAGCTGATGCAACAGGACCGCACCCAGCT CGCTGCCTTTCTGAAATCAGAGTGTCCCTCTGCTACCCTCTACTGGCCCTCCGTCACAATGTATCAGTGCTCCTTAAAGGGACGCGTCTCGTCTAAACCCAtagagaaggggggaggagatGTCTCTTCTCATGATACACCTGTAGCTAAACGCATGAAGACCACTGCCCTGG GTTCAGTGGCCAGCTCAGCGAGAGAGTCCTGGTTGGACAGCATCAGTATCCACAGCAACCTGCCCACCCCCGCCCTCACCTCCACTGCCCAGAGACTTGGAGTCAAGCAGCTTGCCACCTCCAGAAAATCCGGGGCCCCGGAGTCTGAGGTCGGCAGCGGCTTCACTGACCCCGAGTCTGAGAATGAGTTCCTCAAAGC
- the gpc2 gene encoding glypican-2 gives MDTRSSSSRYPLLVLLCAVCSLSGSRSPVAAAGRSCADTRQVYAEKGYSTGTAPVTQISGEHLRLCPQDYTCCSSQMEETLALQSERDFLKAIEENSQFLLTTFTQRHRRFDEFFRELIELSEKSMNQMFTKTYGRLFTQNAHVFQELFVELRRYYSGGSVSLSDVLSDFWSRLVERVFSLVNPQYQFSEDYLECVSKHAEQLQPFGDVPRRLRVQVSRAFIAARALSQGLATGRDIVNKATKLTAESECVRGLMRQWYCPLCRGMPSLRPCHSLCLNVMKGCLANQGDLETEWNNFIDALYQVSEKLEGPFNMELAADSISVKVSEAIMHMQENSVTISTQVFQGCGSPRPAPGRSKRSPKESGGNRRPFRTYTPEEKPTTAAGTNLDRLVTELKERLRPMRGFWVSLPHTICNDERMAADVTNEDRCWNGQTRGRYLPDVMGDGLASQINNPEVEVDISRPDVRTRQLIMELRVVTNKLRNAQSGKDMDFMDSEEGSGSGGGDQGERYNDDWPGYGPYSPPYNQPPRSPASNPAKPPRVRERNGSKWNKNNGQGRIKSATSQLSFSLVPLLLLPCMVTVAPMWR, from the exons ATGGATACCcgctcttcttcctccaggtACCCGCTACTGGTGCTTCTCTGTGCGGTGTGTTCACTGTCGGGGAGCCGGAGTCCCGTGGCTGCTGCTGGGAGGAGCTGTGCCGACACCCGGCAGGTGTACGCGGAGAAGGGCTACAGCACAGGAACCGCTCCGGTGACTCAAATCTCTG GTGAGCACCTGCGGCTCTGTCCTCAGGACTACACCTGCTGCTCCAGTCAGATGGAGGAAACGCTGGCCCTGCAGAGCGAGAGGGACTTCCTAAAGGCCATCGAGGAGAACAGCCAGTTCCTTTTGACTACTTTTACCCAGAGACACCGCAGGTTTGATG AGTTCTTCAGAGAGCTCATTGAGTTGTCAGAGAAGTCAATGAACCAGATGTTTACCAAGACCTACGGCCGGCTCTTCACCCAGAACGCACACGTGTTCCAGGAGCTGTTTGTGGAGCTGCGCAGATATTATTCTG GAGGAAGTGTGAGTCTGTCAGACGTCCTCTCAGACTTCTGGTCCAGGCTAGTGGAGCGGGTCTTCTCTCTGGTTAACCCCCAGTATCAGTTCAGTGAGGACTACCTGGAGTGTGTCAGTAAACACGCCGAACAGCTGCAACCATTTGGGGATGTGCCCCGCAGACTGCGTGTACAA GTGTCAAGGGCTTTCATTGCAGCCCGAGCTTTATCTCAGGGCTTGGCTACTGGTCGGGATATTGTTAACAAAGCAACAAAG ttgaCTGCAGAATCGGAGTGTGTGCGAGGCCTGATGCGTCAGTGGTACTGCCCCTTGTGTCGGGGCATGCCCTCGCTGCGGCCATGCCACTCCCTGTGCCTTAACGTGATGAAGGGCTGCTTAGCCAATCAGGGCGACCTGGAAACCGAATGGAACAATTTCATAG ATGCTCTGTACCAGGTTTCAGAGAAGTTGGAAGGTCCGTTCAACATGGAGCTTGCCGCCGACTCCATCTCTGTGAAAGTGTCGGAGGCCATCATGCACATGCAGGAAAACAGCGTCACCATCTCCA CTCAGGTGTTTCAAGGTTGTGGAAGCCCCCGTCCAGCTCCAGGACGGTCCAAACGCTCCCCTAAAGAGTCAGGGGGAAACAGGAGGCCCTTCCGCACCTACACCCCCGAGGAGAAACCCACCACTGCTGCAGGCACCAACCTGGACCGACTG GTTACCGAGCTGAAGGAAAGACTGCGGCCTATGCGTGGCTTCTGGGTGTCCCTCCCACACACCATCTGCAACGATGAGAGGATGGCTGCCGACGTCACCAATGAGGACCGCTGCTGGAACGGGCAGACCCGGGGGAG gtaCCTACCGGATGTGATGGGCGACGGGTTGGCCAGCCAAATCAACAACCCCGAGGTGGAGGTGGACATTTCCCGGCCGGATGTGAGGACCAGGCAGCTGATCATGGAGCTGAGGGTGGTGACCAACAAACTGAGAAACGCTCAGAGCGGAAAGGACATGGACTTCATGGACA GTGAGGagggcagtggctcaggaggtgGAGATCAGGGGGAAAGGTACAATGACGATTGGCCCGGCTATGGGCCTTACTCCCCGCCCTATAACCAACCCCCTCGCAGCCCCGCTTCAAACCCAGCAAAGCCACCTCGGGTCCGAGAAAGAAACGGGTCCAAATGGAACAAAAACAACGGCCAAGGTCGGATCAAATCTGCAACCAGCCAGCTGTCTTTCTCCCTGgttcctttgttgttgttgccttgCATGGTCACTGTTGCCCCCATGTGGAGATAG
- the LOC134859524 gene encoding cohesin subunit SA-2 isoform X2, with the protein MADGDSHIESLDEAEDFSGSGSDYEATLKSTKRRKQAVTGPRPPKRPRHKAALRGSSPSSSPIPTPPHPSLQQQQQPRGRSKKASPKLVTRVNKRNRGISAEDIYDAVRSGKSAMVTLVDEWLDSYKQSREAGLLVLINFIVQCCGCKGVVSREMLDSMQNAEIISKLTREFNEDSANYPLCTQGTELRRFKAGLCEFAQVLVRSCSNSLIYDEYLFPSLLSLLTGMSDSQVRAFRHTSTLLSMKLMTGLVEVAVTVSVQQQTTQRQYNIENSKGASDRASDRLEDLQATISQLRENRVEVSSMMNATFRGVFVHRYRDRLPEIRAACIEELGMWLKTAPADFLNDGCLKYLGWTLHDKQSPVRLQCVLALQALYQEEEFIGRLELFTSRFKERMLNMVLDKDQEVAVEVVNLLLLIQQMTEDGLKEEECGHIYPLVYASNRALASAAGNFLFNKLKSVIDSDHWVNDNIGNATFLEILITFFIQSEFHEHGAYLVDSLWSVASSELRDWETMTMFLLQECGLMYEEEEALIELMVCALKQAAQASPPVGRTRGKTLLSKKAKKAQEQDRRRITMHFIPLLPQLLAKYSADAAVVTLLLKVPLYFNLEMYNSVPRLEKYLDQLLAQLCGIVEKHTEVTVLQACATLFSALCAESYTFSSRAHMAFSQLLDGLTECFSSYLSDLLQGTEDEDDGYSAAITLKRLAALSSVKDTTGWKLFEPCLELLKSRMESRELDKELMVSALKCAAFHLMWAKMNAVNSTPAEEELLHLKQAMRSFCKVSQTCLSLNQMEIRDQAFELLCDLLLLYSTTSVRSQPDLQALFHVPSDSLRSEMAAFLMDYIFSDTGDDELNVEGNEEMKITILQRKRNQLAGFCKLVLYGVLDLNAATNVFKQYSKCFNDFGDIIKETVSKSKLISPIQSAKTICLCLQQLFSEMLTEDHSQQNLSEIRELAKKLAMSFGVDLHRIRKPLVALHTYGIRFAFRDPQEGEEQNVNLPFLEILSEFSFKLMQQDRTQLAAFLKSECPSATLYWPSVTMYQCSLKGRVSSKPIEKGGGDVSSHDTPVAKRMKTTALGSVASSARESWLDSISIHSNLPTPALTSTAQRLGVKQLATSRKSGAPESEVGSGFTDPESENEFLKASSFRKMKPNQRELCCSSQTGTSQEQQDLNSNLTLLSLIEDDDEEREEPEIENYESDSDHESEYALPSTRHTSTSVLDELFD; encoded by the exons ATGGCAGATGGCGACTCCCACATTGAAAG TCTTGACGAGGCGGAGGACTTCTCAGGTTCTGGCAGTGACTACGAGGCCACATTAAAATCCACAAAGCGGAGAAAACAGGCAGTGACTGGACCACGG CCACCCAAGAGACCCAGGCATAAAGCTGCATTGAGGGGGTCCAGCCCCAGTAGCAGCCCAATCCCCACCCCTCCACACCCCtcccttcagcagcagcagcagcctcgaGGGAGATCCAAGAAGGCCTCTCCTAAATTGGTGACGAGAGTGAACAAGCGGAACCGGGGAATCAGTGCAGAGGATATCTATGATGCTGTCCGCTCTGGAAAGAGTGCCATGGTG ACGTTGGTGGACGAGTGGCTGGACAGCTACAAGCAGAGCCGAGAGGCGGGGCTGCTTGTGCTCATCAACTTCATTGTTCAGTGCTGCGGAtgcaaag GTGTGGTGAGCAGAGAGATGTTGGACAGCATGCAGAATGCAGAGATCATCAGCAAGCTAACCAGGGAGTTTAATGAG GATTCAGCAAACTACCCTCTGTGTACCCAAGGCACTGAGCTGAGGCGATTCAAAGCCGGCCTGTGTGAGTTTGCTCAGGTTTTGGTTCGCTCCTGTAGCAACAGCCTCATTTATGACGAGTACCTGTTCCCCTCCCTGCTGTCTCTGCTCACTGGCATGTCTGACTCACAGGTCAGAGCCTTCAGACACACCAGCACCCTGCTCT CCATGAAGCTGATGACTGGACTGGTGGAAGTGGCTGTGACTGTGTCTGTTCAGCAGCAGACCACCCAGCGGCAATACAACATAGAGAACAGCAAGGGTGCATCTGACAGAGCCTCTGACAGACTGGAGGATCTGCAGGCCACCATCAGTCAG cTGCGGGAGAACAGAGTGGAGGTGTCCTCCATGATGAACGCTACGTTTcgtggtgtgtttgtgcaccGATACCGGGACCGGCTGCCTGAGATCCGGGCTGCCTGTATTGAGGAGTTGGGCATGTGGCTGAAAACTGCCCCCGCAGACTTTCTGAATGATGGATGTCTGAAGTACCTCGGGTGGACCCTACATGacaag CAAAGTCCAGTGCGTCTGCAGTGTGTCCTTGCCCTCCAGGCCCTGTACCAGGAGGAGGAATTCATTGGCCGCCTGGAGCTTTTCACCAGCAGATTTAAA GAGAGGATGCTCAACATGGTGCTGGACAAAGACCAGGAGGTGGCAGTGGAAGTGGTCAATCTGTTGCTGCTGATCCAACA GATGACAGAGGACGGTCTGAAAGAGGAGGAGTGCGGACACATCTATCCGCTGGTTTACGCTTCAAACCGAGCCCTGGCGTCTGCCGCTGGCAACTTCCTCTTTAACAA gCTGAAAAGTGTGATTGACAGTGACCACTGGGTGAATGATAACATTGGAAATGCAACCTTCCTTGAAATCCTCATCACCTTCTTCATCCAGAGTGAG TTCCACGAGCACGGGGCGTACCTGGTGGACAGTCTGTGGAGCGTGGCAAGTTCTGAGCTGAGAGACTGGGAGACTATGACAATGTTTCTCCTGCAGGAGTGTG GTCTGATgtacgaggaggaggaggctctCATAGAGCTGATGGTGTGTGCCCTCAAGCAGGCAGCGCAGGCGAGCCCCCCTGTTGGGAGAACTCGGGGCAAGACG CTTCTCAGTAAGAAAGCTAAGAAGGCCCAGGAACAAGACCGGAGACGCATCACCATGCACTTCATCCCATTACTGCCACAGCTGCTGGCCAAG TACTCAGCGGATGCAGCGGTGGTGACTCTCCTCCTCAAAGTTCCGCTCTACTTTAACCTGGAGATGTACAACAGCGTGCCACGGCTGGAGAAG TATCTGGACCAGCTGCTGGCTCAGTTATGCGGCATTGTGGAGAAGCACACAGAGGTTACTGTGCTGCAGGCTTGTGCCACCCTGTTCAGCGCCCTTTGTGCCGAGAGCTACACCTTCTCCTCCCGCGCACACATGGCATTCAGCCAGCTGCTGGACGGCCTGACCGAGTGCTTCAGCTCCTACCTGAGTGACCTGCTGcag ggtACTGAAGATGAGGATGACGGCTACAGTGCAGCCATTACTCTGAAAAGGCTTGCTGCTCTGAGCAG TGTCAAGGACACAACAGGCTGGAAGCTGTTCGAACCTTGCCTTGAGCTTCTGAAGAGCAGGATGGAATCCAGAGAGCTCGACAAAGAG CTCATGGTGTCGGCTCTGAAGTGTGCTGCCTTTCACCTGATGTGGGCTAAAATGAACGCAGTCAACTCGACTCCAGCTGAG GAGGAATTACTGCACCTGAAGCAGGCGATGCGCTCCTTCTGCAAAGTGTCTCAGACGTGTCTGTCTCTGAACCAGATGGAGATCAGAGATCAG GCATTTGAGCTGTTGTGCGACCTGCTGCTCTTGTACAGCACCACTTCAGTCCGCTCTCAACCTGACCTCCAGGCGCTGTTCCACGTTCCGTCAGATTCCCTGCGCTCTGAGATGGCTGCTTTCCTCATGGACTACATCTTCTCTGACACTGGAGATGATGAGCTCAAtg TTGAGGGTAACGAGGAGATGAAGATAACGATTCTCCAGAGAAAGCGCAACCAGCTGGCTGGCTTCTGTAAGCTGGTCCTCTACGGCGTGCTGGACCTTAACGCCGCCACCAACGTCTTCAAGCAGTACAGCAAG tGCTTTAACGACTTTGGTGACATCATTAAAGAGACCGTAAGCAAGAGCAAACTCATCAGCCCCATCCAGAGCGCCAAGACGATCTGCCTCTGTCTGCAGCAG CTGTTCTCAGAGATGCTGACGGAGGACCACAGCCAGCAGAATCTCAGTGAGATTAGAGAATTGGCCAAGAAGCTTGCCATGAGCTTTGGCGTTGATCTTCATCGCATCCGCAAACCACTGGTGGCCTTGCACAC GTATGGTATACGTTTTGCATTTCGGGACCCGCAGGAGGGGGAAGAGCAGAACGTGAATTTGCCCTTCCTGGAAATCCTCAGCGAGTTCAGTTTCAAGCTGATGCAACAGGACCGCACCCAGCT CGCTGCCTTTCTGAAATCAGAGTGTCCCTCTGCTACCCTCTACTGGCCCTCCGTCACAATGTATCAGTGCTCCTTAAAGGGACGCGTCTCGTCTAAACCCAtagagaaggggggaggagatGTCTCTTCTCATGATACACCTGTAGCTAAACGCATGAAGACCACTGCCCTGG GTTCAGTGGCCAGCTCAGCGAGAGAGTCCTGGTTGGACAGCATCAGTATCCACAGCAACCTGCCCACCCCCGCCCTCACCTCCACTGCCCAGAGACTTGGAGTCAAGCAGCTTGCCACCTCCAGAAAATCCGGGGCCCCGGAGTCTGAGGTCGGCAGCGGCTTCACTGACCCCGAGTCTGAGAATGAGTTCCTCAAAGC